The following coding sequences lie in one Aspergillus puulaauensis MK2 DNA, chromosome 3, nearly complete sequence genomic window:
- a CDS encoding cytochrome P450 (COG:Q;~EggNog:ENOG410PJQW;~InterPro:IPR001128,IPR017972,IPR002401,IPR036396;~PFAM:PF00067;~go_function: GO:0005506 - iron ion binding [Evidence IEA];~go_function: GO:0016705 - oxidoreductase activity, acting on paired donors, with incorporation or reduction of molecular oxygen [Evidence IEA];~go_function: GO:0020037 - heme binding [Evidence IEA];~go_process: GO:0055114 - oxidation-reduction process [Evidence IEA]) yields the protein MGFLISSVSIVIILTLSITITLLRKSRPSRLLPPGPPGNPILGHLRLIPRDHPEHAFTQWGKQYKSDILYFNILSRPIIVLNSIEAAHDLLDKRGANYADRPRFAVFEEMGWGVTLTFLRLSPRFKLHRKLLQQSFTPSACKPYRALQQEEARRAIKSITQNPNDWEMRLRQFSTAVVLRIGFGIDIQEENDPYVKMALDVEEATGKGGVPGASIVDFFPILRYLPSCAGRVWDALQPLAHARDTRPSIQALHDTPWDATEPSIRAGNATQPSFMRTHLGRYLDNEQEGKSNEDVTIADLKGAAGAISIAGGNTTWSTIIVCILNLMRYPAVQDKARAEIERVVGLDSNGDILRLPDFEDRPAMKYLEYVIQEATRWAPLSPVGIPHASLNEDYYRGYYIPGGATVFANTWAMSRDERHYSSPDELNPDRYIPLEEGGKGEPPPEGPFGFGRRVCPGQHLALAGVYIAVATLLATMDMKCPVIERGGVIMPKVSFSNGLSGVPDSFRCIMAVRSERARQLLQS from the coding sequence ATGGGATTTCTAATCTCCTCGGTCAGCATAGTTATCATCCTGACTCTAAGCATCACTATCACACTTCTGAGAAAATCCAGACCATCCAGGTTGCTACCCCCAGGTCCTCCTGGTAACCCGATACTGGGCCATCTCCGGCTCATCCCCAGGGACCATCCCGAACACGCCTTCACTCAATGGGGAAAACAGTACAAGTCAGACATCTTATACTTCAACATTCTATCCCGGCCGATAATCGTCCTCAACAGCATCGAAGCCGCCCACGACCTGCTCGACAAGCGAGGCGCCAACTACGCCGATCGCCCACGGTTTGCTGTCTTCGAAGAGATGGGCTGGGGCGTCACTCTTACCTTTCTGCGCTTGTCCCCTCGCTTCAAACTACACCGAAAACTCCTCCAGCAGTCATTCACCCCGTCCGCATGTAAACCATACCGCGCGctccaacaagaagaagcccgcCGCGCAATCAAATCCATAACGCAGAACCCAAACGACTGGGAAATGCGCCTGCGTCAATTCTCAACAGCGGTAGTCCTCCGCATCGGATTCGGAATCGACATTCAAGAGGAAAACGACCCGTACGTGAAAATGGCGCTCGACGTCGAAGAAGCAACAGGAAAAGGCGGCGTCCCTGGTGCCTCCATCGTCGACTTCTTCCCTATCCTTCGATACCTGCCTAGCTGTGCGGGGCGGGTGTGGGACGCCTTACAGCCCCTTGCTCATGCGCGCGATACAAGACCGTCTATCCAGGCTTTACACGATACACCGTGGGATGCAACCGAGCCATCCATCAGGGCAGGGAATGCAACGCAGCCATCCTTCATGCGTACCCACCTGGGTCGATATCTCGATAACGAACAGGAAGGAAAATCCAATGAAGACGTAACAATCGCCGATTTAAAAGGCGCCGCAGGCGCAATATCCATCGCCGGCGGGAATACAACCTGGTCTACTATAATCGTATGCATTCTGAATTTAATGCGGTACCCGGCTGTGCAGGACAAAGCCAGGGCGGAGATTGAACGGGTGGTCGGTCTCGACTCGAACGGGGATATATTGCGTCTTCCGGACTTCGAGGATAGACCGGCTATGAAGTACCTCGAATATGTGATCCAGGAGGCAACGCGGTGGGCGCCGCTTTCTCCTGTTGGCATCCCGCACGCGTCTCTTAATGAGGATTATTACAGGGGGTATTACATTCCTGGGGGAGCGACTGTTTTTGCAAATACTTGGGCTATGTCTCGTGATGAGCGGCATTACTCGTCTCCTGATGAGCTTAATCCAGATAGGTATATCCCGCTAGAAGAGGGAGGGAAGGGCGAGCCACCTCCTGAAGGTCcgtttgggtttgggaggagggtgtgTCCTGGGCAGCATCTTGCCCTGGCTGGGGTTTATATTGCGGTTGCGACGCTGCTGGCGACTATGGATATGAAGTGTCCTGTCATTGAGAGGGGGGGTGTGATTATGCCCAAGGTATCCTTTTCAAATGGGCTGAGTGGTGTGCCTGATAGTTTTCGGTGTATTATGGCTGTGAGGTCAGAACGGGCGAGACAGTTATTACAATCTTAG
- a CDS encoding uncharacterized protein (COG:M;~EggNog:ENOG410PKG6;~InterPro:IPR000845,IPR035994,IPR036322,IPR027417, IPR019775,IPR015943,IPR007111,IPR036770,IPR001680, IPR017986;~PFAM:PF05729,PF00400,PF01048;~go_function: GO:0003824 - catalytic activity [Evidence IEA];~go_function: GO:0005515 - protein binding [Evidence IEA];~go_process: GO:0009116 - nucleoside metabolic process [Evidence IEA]), protein MRLTHDDYTVAWICALPIEMAAAKAMLDSTHEPLPQPKTDHNVYTLGTIQEHNVALVCLPAGVYGTVSASTTVSHMASTYSNLQFGLMVGIGGGVPRGSHAAAADIRLGDVVVSKPTGSSSGVIQYDYGKTIREGRLQRTSLLNKPPQVLLKAIAHLEGEQMAGNRRIRDTLAQMDPRIREQFPRPQTDMLFKAGYYHEKPEVGCVACDSVQLVDRPLRSRPDEPYINYGLIASADQVMKDAKTRDSIAAELDVLCFEMEAAGIMDELPSLVIRGICDYCDSHKHKEWQPYAALVAAAYAKILLSTVPVVMNKDRHREKDGFTADEKECLQSLFLTNPEDDKNALRRRKGGRVAGTCEWILKTDELMSWLQMSEPQGEGGSNVLWLYGNPGTGKSTMAMTMAEELPKQQAFTNGSKVLAYFFCDSSNDKQRTAVSILRGLIHYLVTQRPYLAKFLPKHSEGKTNLNSSFDALWSVLMEMGKDSAVEIYCIIDALDECESDSQQDFIRQVYQSFGEQQTADSPPSHLHILITSRPYPEIGEYLSHFRSKDLASYRAVEDDLRVMIEAKVKDLAARKKYPDSVRRDVSRILAEKAEGTFLWVGIACSELDRPKAQSKRAVKMLREMPLGLHALYGQLLSTALADIGEDDDEKEAMKNMMNFVAFTRRPLTVRELAGLCQLYPGDDEDSRLQFTKDLVEQCRLMIIIQGGYVRLLHKSVKDFLVKEKLDIEELKAHADMANHCIDHILDCVETASHEKASFLGYAVKYWPEHAGLADTAWAVDPQQESFFEPDSRAWETWQAWYDFMAVGLSNAIEEGFGIFHAAARWRIIPLILWGFKTNLDQHERTYHDAEFQTVTGVTPLEEAARNGHTNVVVTVLNSIKAGLRVSTRVISAAAGNEESGYDLMKLLLSQQENHAEINEEVLQSAANNGQSGKKIMELLLDQRESQIHVSEEVVKAAAANRRSGREVMEYLLDRKGDQVQLTEEVLRAAARNAYSGQDILALLLDRREGLIQITEEVVKDAMYNERSGEKIIELLLDRQGNRIPVTEAVIKAVARSTVRSRKLQQLLSGKCLQTLITEEVLKAAAGNHVQGLAMTKFFLDECLDSNYCVAPDVLIAALCYQHETKLPSLLLERTPEQFDLTEDIWEAAIYNKYSTEHVQLLLEYKKKVHVVLTERLLMAISSHNWTHRKGLIMLLLNAGWSCTVNKRVLDITVRWFDADVMMLLLQQLNGQLKITEDEIIAAFPEDNRIQRQGISSLRDMQPTVQTPSIAEDLPAQDAAYQLGSLIQTQVLDDHDDEVWVLEFSHDGLNLCTAGRSGRLIVYETMTFSIIHSLRGHVKYVRCLAYSPNDTRLVTSGHDGLVRIWDTKLYKCLHIFGDRQLANSLLWVTDQEIIISTSNSVRHFSTTGLCIYEWRNTFSEHITCCCITPDCTRLLVSNNREMHVIDIKTRARKFSFAVDAPPLSLTVDPSSRYLLANLIRGRGVQLLDFNQGTVIRQFRGNRENGFVVKSNFFGVDQSLVLSGSEDPRIYVWDRGSGALVDILEGHESGCISSVTPNPRNPDMFASSGDDCTVRIWVRKRGALSD, encoded by the exons ATGCGTTTAACACACGATGACTACACGGTCGCCTGGATATGCGCCCTCCCGATAGAAATGGCCGCAGCAAAGGCCATGCTAGACTCGACGCACGAGCCCCTACCCCAGCCCAAAACCGACCATAACGTGTACACGCTTGGGACTATCCAAGAGCACAATGTGGCACTAGTGTGCCTACCAGCAGGGGTCTACGGGACGGTTTCAGCCTCGACGACCGTGTCGCATATGGCGTCAACTTACTCGAATCTTCAATTCGGGCTGATGGTTGGTATTGGAGGCGGGGTTCCTCGGGGATCGCATGCGGCTGCAGCGGATATTCGACTCGGCGATGTGGTTGTGAGCAAACCAACTGGGTCTTCATCTGGGGTGATTCAGTATGACTACGGCAAGACGATTCGCGAAGGGAGGCTTCAGCGTACGAGTTTACTTAACAAACCCCCGCAAGTCTTATTAAAGGCAATAGCACACCTGGAAGGTGAACAGATGGCGGGGAATAGGCGGATTCGGGATACGCTGGCCCAGATGGACCCTAGAATCAGGGAGCAATTTCCACGACCGCAAACCGATATGCTCTTCAAGGCAGGGTATTATCATGAAAAGCCTGAAGTAGGCTGCGTTGCTTGCGATTCGGTCCAGCTGGTTGATCGTCCTTTACGAAGTAGGCCTGATGAGCCGTATATCAACTACGGCCTAATTGCGTCCGCGGACCAGGTTATGAAAGATGCCAAGACGCGCGATTCTATTGCAGCGGAACTGGACGTTCTTTGCTTTGAAatggaggctgctgggatCATGGATGAGCTGCCATCTCTTGTGATACGGGGGATCTGTGACTACTGTGATTCTCACAAGCATAAAGAATGGCAGCCGTATGCAGCTTtggttgctgctgcatatGCGAAGATTTTGCTATCCACGGTTCCAGTTGTTATGAACAAGGACAGACACCGAGAAAAAG atgggtTTACTGCGGATGAAAAGGAATGTTTACAGAGCCTGTTTCTCACAAACCCAGAAGATGATAAGAATGCACTGCGAAGACGAAAAGGGGGCCGTGTGGCTGGAACATGCGAATGGATACTGAAAACCGACGAGCTTATGAGTTGGCTTCAAATGTCAGAGCCCCAAGGCGAAGGAGGTTCAAATGTCCTGTGGCTGTATGGCAaccctggaactggaaagtcgacaatggcaatgacaatGGCAGAGGAGCTCCCAAAACAGCAAGCCTTTACGAACGGAAGCAAAGTCCTGGCCTATTTCTTTTGCGACTCTAGCAACGACAAACAGCGTACGGCTGTCTCAATTTTACGTGGTCTAATCCATTATCTGGTGACGCAACGCCCATACTTGGCCAAGTTCCTGCCAAAGCATAGCGAGGGAAAGACGAACTTGAATAGCTCTTTCGATGCATTATGGAGTGTCctgatggagatgggaaAGGACTCCGCCGTTGAGATATACTGTATCATTGACGCTCTGGATGAATGCGAATCGGATTCGCAGCAAGACTTTATTCGCCAGGTTTATCAATCATTCGGAGAGCAGCAAACGGCAGACTCACCACCATCTCATCTCCATATTCTGATAACTAGTCGTCCGTATCCAGAGATCGGCGAATATCTGTCTCACTTCAGAAGCAAAGATCTCGCCTCCTACAGAGCCGTTGAGGATGACCTCAGAGTTATGATTGAAGCAAAGGTTAAGGATCTGGCTGCGAGAAAAAAGTACCCAGACTCAGTGAGAAGAGATGTCTCGAGAATCCTAGCAGAGAAAGCCGAAGGAACATTTCTATGGGTAGGAATTGCCTGCAGTGAATTGGATCGACCAAAAGCACAATCTAAGCGTGCTGTTAAGATGCTTAGGGAAATGCCACTGGGATTGCACGCTTTGTATGGGCAGCTACTGAGCACGGCTCTGGCCGACATaggggaggatgatgacgagaagGAAGCCATGAAGAACATGATGAATTTTGTTGCTTTTACGAGGCGGCCATTGACTGTGCGAGAGCTAGCAGGTCTTTGTCAACTATATCCtggcgacgatgaagacagcCGTCTTCAATTCACAAAGGACCTGGTTGAGCAATGCCGCTTGATGATTATTATTCAAGGTGGGTATGTACGGCTTCTACACAAGTCAGTGAAAGATTTTCTTGTCAAGGAAAAGCTTGATATTGAGGAGCTAAAAGCTCATGCTGATATGGCAAACCACTGCATCGACCATATCCTGGACTGTGTTGAGACTGCCAGCCATGAGAAAGCCTCGTTTCTCGGATACGCAGTCAAGTATTGGCCTGAACATGCAGGGCTTGCCGATACAGCTTGGGCGGTAGATCCGCAGCAAGAATCATTTTTCGAGCCAGATTCAAGGGCTTGGGAGACGTGGCAGGCATGGTACGATTTCATGGCCGTGGGTTTATCTAATGCCATCGAGGAAGGCTTCGGCATATTccatgcagcagcaaggTGGAGGATTATACCGTTGATTCTATGGGGGTTCAAGACAAACCTGGATCAGCACGAAAGAACATACCATGATGCAGAGTTTCAAACAGTGACTGGAGTTACACCACTAGAAGAAGCGGCCCGAAATGGTCATACCAATGTCGTGGTCACTGTATTGAACAGTATAAAAGCTGGATTGCGAGTTTCCACGCGAGTTATCAGTGCTGCTGCAGGGAACGAGGAAAGCGGGTATGATCTGATGAAGCTCCTGCTGAGCCAACAAGAAAACCACGCTGAGATCAATGAAGAGGTGCTGCAGAGTGCAGCAAATAATGGGCAGAGTGGAAAGAAAATCATGGAACTCCTCCTAGATCAACGGGAAAGCCAAATACACGTCAGTGAAGAAGTGGTGAaggctgcagcagccaaCAGGCGGAGTGGAAGAGAAGTTATGGAATATCTCCTAGACCGAAAGGGAGATCAGGTCCAGCTTACAGAAGAAGTGCTGAGAGCAGCCGCACGAAATGCATACAGTGGCCAAGATATTCTGGCACTGCTCTTAGACCGCAGAGAAGGTCTTATCCAGATTACAGAAGAGGTAGTCAAGGATGCAATGTACAACGAGAGAAGTGGAGAGAAAATCATAGAACTCCTCCTGGACCGGCAAGGCAATCGAATTCCAGTCACTGAAGCTGTAATCAAAGCAGTAGCAAGAAGTACAGTCAGGAGCAGGAAATTACAGCAGCTTCTCAGTGGAAAATGCCTTCAAACTCTGATCACAGAAGAGGTGctcaaagcagcagcaggcaaCCATGTCCAGGGGTTGGCAATGACGAAATTCTTCCTGGATGAATGTCTGGATTCCAATTACTGCGTGGCCCCGGATGTCTTGATTGCTGCTCTGTGCTATCAGCATGAAACCAAACTTCCTTCCTTGCTACTTGAACGCACACCTGAGCAGTTTGATCTTACAGAAGATATCTGGGAGGCTGCTATCTACAACAAGTATAGTACTGAGCATGTGCAGCTACTTCTagagtataaaaaaaaggtgCACGTTGTCCTTACAGAGCGATTGCTGATGGCAATCTCATCACACAACTGGACGCATCGGAAAGGATTGATAATGCTCCTTCTCAATGCTGGTTGGAGTTGCACCGTGAACAAAAGAGTCCTCGACATTACTGTCCGCTGGTTTGATGCCGATGTGATGATGTTGCTTTTACAGCAGCTAAATGGACAGTTAAAAATCACCGAAGATGAAATAATAGCAGCATTTCCTGAGGACAACAGGATACAACGGCAAGGTATATCTTCGCTTAGGGATATGCAACCCACTGTCCAGACCCCCAGTATAGCAGAAGATCTGCCAGCACAAGACGCAGCGTACCAATTGGGTTCTTTAATACAGACGCAAGTTCTTGATGACCACGATGATGAAGTCTGGGTCTTGGAATTCTCTCATGATGGCCTCAACCTCTGCACAGCAGGCCGTAGCGGCCGTCTAATCGTTTACGAGACCATGACCTTTAGCATAATACACAGCCTGCGTGGGCATGTAAAATACGTCCGGTGTCTCGCATACAGCCCCAATGATACAAGATTAGTGACATCAGGTCACGATGGGCTCGTTCGGATCTGGGACACAAAG CTTTACAAGTGCCTACATATATTTGGAGATAGACAACTGGCAAATTCGCTACTTTGGGTTACCGACCAAGAGATCATTATTTCAACCTCCAACTCTGTCCGGCACTTCAGCACAACTGGGCTGTGCATATATGAGTGGCGGAACACTTTCAGCGAACATATAACCTGTTGCTGCATAACACCAGACTGTACTCGTTTACTGGTCTCTAACAACAGGGAAATGCACGTTATTGATATCAAAACAAGGGCGCGGAAGTTCTCGTTCGCGGTAGATGCTCCTCCGTTGTCCTTGACAGTGGACCCTAGTTCTCGTTATTTGCTTGCCAACCTGATTCGTGGTCGTGGGGTTCAGCTGCTTGACTTCAACCAGGGAACGGTTATCCGTCAATTCCGGGGGAACCGTGAGAACGGATTCGTGGTAAAAAGCAATTTCTTTGGCGTAGACCAGAGTCTAGTCCTAAGTGGTAGTGAAGATCCCCGTATATATGTATGGGATCGGGGTTCTGGTGCCCTTGTGGATATCTTGGAAGGACATGAATCAGGCTGCATAAGCTCTGTCACACCAAATCCACGCAACCCAGACATGTTCGCATCTAGCGGAGACGATTGCACTGTACGCATTTGGGTTCGAAAGAGAGGGGCGCTGAGTGACTGA
- a CDS encoding uncharacterized protein (CAZy:GT71;~COG:G;~EggNog:ENOG410PHW7;~InterPro:IPR022751,IPR029044;~PFAM:PF11051;~TransMembrane:1 (i9-28o);~go_function: GO:0016757 - transferase activity, transferring glycosyl groups [Evidence IEA];~go_process: GO:0006486 - protein glycosylation [Evidence IEA]) has translation MLAPRRTTITYFCAALFLLNLFYIYLNWERQPVISLDDRRSQLWQQLHPLLEEFKPDCPQPALYDSAGARRFDAVNEAPRENYVSNVDEIQLPMQTAHDGFVQAIRNLKVNRPYVRGTTGIVSSAGGDYLPTFLVSLLLLRRTGSTLPVEVFMKDRTEYEPEICETVLPRLGAECLVLSDILAVEEVTDQENLLSMQAIEGFQIKSFAMLFSSFERFLWLDADCVALYDPAIILDSEPFTSTGLVTWPDFWANSAAPVYFDISRQAEPLSTARQATEAGMLLVSKETHLSTLILAAYYNYYGPDYYYILLGQDAPGTGDKDTFLHAATALNQTFYAVSETVVDIGNLIPWDPDAAVNAGYIQADPIQDHGKWRVKDPSVSSPPRAFFVHAGDPEFNPGKELLGEKLTGFDGEPTRLWTYPPEAMERLGWDAEKAFWEETLTVVCDMQPAFESWDSEVRLCERTKEHWEAVFENPDAKVPEFAVAVSN, from the coding sequence ATGCTGGCTCCCCGAAGAACAACGATCACGTACTTCTGTGCTGCTCTCTTTCTACTTAAcctcttttatatttacttGAATTGGGAGCGCCAACCTGTCATCTCGCTTGACGACCGGCGTTCCCAGCTGTggcagcagcttcatcccCTGCTTGAGGAATTCAAGCCAGACTGTCCTCAACCAGCCCTGTATGACAGCGCAGGCGCCCGACGGTTTGATGCTGTAAACGAGGCCCCTCGCGAAAACTACGTCTCCAATGTTGATGAGATTCAACTGCCCATGCAAACTGCGCATGATGGCTTTGTGCAAGCTATCCGTAATTTAAAGGTCAATCGTCCTTATGTGCGCGGAACAACTGGCATAGTGTCCTCTGCGGGGGGTGACTATCTGCCTACCTTTTTGGTATCCCtcttgttgctgcggcggactGGATCAACTCTGCCGGTGGAGGTGTTTATGAAGGATCGGACGGAGTATGAGCCTGAAATATGCGAGACTGTTTTACCCCGGCTGGGCGCAGAATGCCTGGTGCTTTCAGATATTCTTGCGGTAGAGGAAGTTACAGACCAGGAAAATTTGCTGAGTATGCAAGCGATAGAGGGCTTTCAGATCAAGTCATTTGCCATGCTATTCTCCTCGTTCGAAAGGTTCCTCTGGTTGGACGCGGACTGCGTTGCTCTTTATGATCCAGCTATAATACTCGACTCTGAACCTTTCACGTCTACTGGACTTGTTACGTGGCCTGATTTTTGGGCTAATTCCGCCGCTCCGGTATACTTTGACATCTCCAGACAAGCTGAACCTCTCTCTACTGCTCGACAAGCTACAGAAGCTGGAATGCTGCTTGTTTCAAAAGAAACGCACCTTTCCACGCTGATTCTCGCGgcttattataattattacgGCCCGGACTATTATTACATACTACTTGGCCAGGATGCACCAGGTACGGGTGATAAAGACACCTTCCTCCATGCTGCAACTGCCTTGAACCAGACCTTTTATGCGGTTAGTGAAACAGTAGTGGACATAGGAAACCTTATCCCTTGGGATCCGGACGCTGCAGTTAACGCTGGTTATATCCAAGCCGATCCAATCCAGGACCATGGGAAATGGAGAGTCAAGGATCCTTCGGTATCCAGCCCACCCCGAGCCTTCTTCGTTCATGCTGGAGACCCAGAATTTAACCCAGGGAAGGAACTTCTGGGTGAAAAGTTAACGGGTTTCGACGGGGAACCTACTCGACTCTGGACATATCCTCCAGAGGCAATGGAACGGCTAGGATGGGACGCCGAGAAGGCATTCTGGGAGGAGACGCTGACCGTGGTGTGCGATATGCAACCGGCTTTTGAATCCTGGGATTCTGAAGTCCGGCTCTGTGAACGGACAAAGGAGCATTGGGAGGCCGTGTTTGAGAATCCAGATGCAAAGGTTCCGGAGTTTGCGGTGGCAGTTTCAAATTAA
- a CDS encoding uncharacterized protein (COG:G;~EggNog:ENOG410PIWB;~InterPro:IPR036259;~TransMembrane:3 (o54-72i79-99o105-122i)): MNALPIVSPQSLPQEPHHHPQRPLHLHLPRRRSVCLRLRGLLSNSPPLQLASKIGYVSAGVWAGITIGRFLLVYPSHRIGEKIAVTIMTLGAIALQILAWLIPNLIGEVVAVAILGVFLGTLRNGNIRKTATA, encoded by the coding sequence ATGAACGCCCTGCCCATCGTGAGTCCTCAAAGCCTCCCTCAAGAGCCGCACCACCATCCTCAGcgccctcttcatcttcacctccCAAGGCGCCGAAGTGTCTGTCTCAGGCTGCGTGGTCTCCTTTCTAATAGCCCACCGCTCCAGCTCGCCTCCAAAATCGGCTACGTCAGCGCCGGCGTCTGGGCAGGCATCACCATCGGTCGATTCCTGCTCGTCTACCCCTCCCACCGCATTGGCGAGAAAATCGCCGTCACCATAATGACCCTCGGCGCCATCGCCTTGCAAATCCTAGCCTGGCTAATCCCCAATTTAATCGGCGAAGTTGTGGCAGTCGCAATCCTGGGCGTGTTTCTAGGTACCCTGCGCAATGGCAATATTCGCAAGACTGCTACCGCGTAA
- a CDS encoding uncharacterized protein (SECRETED:SignalP(1-16)) — MRLALWAPALAAVAAGDPSIFWSSTTAVATATSVSTATPTQDLAPEQGSLEFLCDVNGRSIENWNKYNMGGFINSYSSMWCSDTTKCPYGEWTGSWPMIFSTLMEDTGSWTCTVDACDASVKRSDADCTDNKEAKVQFALYAVQNFRDWMESLIDAIDQSWSHYNSIQTHLVSTFTTHDVDNSNDVADGLSISSGVMGIVGALAGPFGPAGKKISEMASIGSDALALAGDIAGLDTPNPAEVLQEELDTNGNMSVMMDEAFGRAKSYYTDLLGHVIEDYPTSNSGGSDGERYTSDPRGAPAVLYSGMYAVHADYREKEKALNLARTLTDTIAVNYLWGTEQVYIAKLTEPVGGYSPCEAYHEFEDLWGACDEESSTLYLYVPWGNVMKTDKWTPVPGIETVAGWGYDADSDDGDFNTTVHLDLFKMAKAAEYNQQTNGYGKSGTVEGMLASMQPTDADLENVMMVNLPVCYLDNIVDHYYNMDSKNTLETGVKAALNRGCGAIPRNVRDWPYEYVLSDSDASQYYNQNPYKDDAKDSIRLYESGYVEYPRVDDDWMLVWD; from the exons ATGCGCCTTGCTCTTTGGGCGCCAGCCCTAG ctgctgttgctgctggtgaccCCAGCATTTTCTGGAGCTCTACTACCGCGGTTGCAACTGCGACCAGTGTTTCCACGGCCACGCCCACCCAAGACCTCGCGC CCGAGCAAGGATCGTTGGAATTCCTCTGCGATGTAAATGGCCGGTCAATTGAAAACTGGAACAAATACAACATGGGCGGCTTTATAAACTCATA CTCATCGATGTGGTGCAGTGACACGACAAAGTGCCCCTATGGGGAATGGACAGGGTCCTGGCCCATGATCTTTTCAACTCTGATGGAAGACACGGGATCCTGGACTTGCACGGT AGATGCGTGCGACGCCTCGGTGAAGCGGAGTGACGCAGATTGTACGGACAACAAAGAGGCCAAAGTGCAATTTGCGCTGTACGCTGTTCAAAATTTCCGCGACTGGATGGAGTCCTTGATCGATGCAATCGATCAATCGTGGTCTCATTATAACAGTATTCAGACCCACCTTGTCAGCACATTCACCACACATGATGTCGACAACAGTAATGATGTGGCGGATGGGCTCTCGATCAGCTCTGGAGTTATGGGAATCGTCGGTGCTCTTGCAGGCCCCTTTGGACCTGCTGGGAAAAAGATATCAGAGATGGCTAGCATTGGGAGTGACGCGCTGGCACTGGCGGGTGACATAGCAGGCCTTGACACACCTAACCCGGCCGAGGT GCTTCAAGAGGAACTAGACACGAATGGCAACATGAGTGTCATGATGGACGAAGCCTTCGGGAGAGCCAAATCGTATTATACGGACCTGCTTGGCCACGTCATCGAGGACTACCCTACCAGCAACAGTGGAGGGAGTGACGGCGAGCGTTACACTTCCGACCCCAGGGGTGCTCCGGCTGTATTGTACAGCGGAATGTACGCAGTACACGCCGATTacagagaaaaagagaaggccCTGAACCTTGCTAGAACACTTACAGACACTATAGCTGTTAACTATCTCTGGGGCACCGAACAGGTCTATATTGCAAAGCTAACCGAGCCAGTTGGAGGTTATAGTCCATGTGAGGCGTACCACGAATTCGAGGACCTTTGGGGAGCGTGTGACGAAGAAAGCTCGACGCTTTACCTCTATGTCCCGTGGGGGAATGTGATGAAGACTGACAAATGGACCCCGGTCCCTGGTATTGAGACAGTCGCAGGGTGGGGATATGATGCGGACTcggatgatggcgatttcAACACCACTGTTCATCTTGACTTATTCAAAATGGCCAAAGCTGCGGAATACAACCAGCAGACGAATGGATACGGCAAGTCTGGGACTGTCGAGGGCATGTTGGCATCCATGCAGCCTACAGACGCGGACCTTGAAAATGTCATGATGGTCAACCTTCCAGTCTGCTATCTCGACAACATCGTCGACCACTACTACAATATGGACTCAAAAAACACGCTTGAG ACCGGTGTCAAGGCAGCACTCAACCGTGGCTGTGGGGCAATTCCTAGGAATGTCAGGGACTGGCCGTATGAATATGTCTTGAGTGATAGCGACGCATCTCAATACTACAACCAGAATCCATACAAAGATGACGCCAAGGACTCTATCAGATTATATGAGTCGGGCTATGTGGAATACCCTAGGGTCGATGATGACTGGATGTTGGTCTGGGATTAG